One window of the Candidatus Microbacterium colombiense genome contains the following:
- a CDS encoding ATP-binding cassette domain-containing protein: protein MGYIDVSGISLTLPDGRPLLDDATFRVGQGSTSALIGPNGAGKTTLLRIIRGDQPADDGVVTIDGGLGVMDQFVGHGEPGQTVHELLVRVAPRRIRTAAEALEAAENALIDRDEHDTQMAYASAIAEYADAGGYEHETVWDQCTVSALGVPFERARYRELTSLSGGEQKRLALEALLRGPDEVLLLDEPDNYLDVPAKRWLEKQLRQTPKTVLLVSHDRELLARAADRLITLEPGGAGSTAWVHGGGFSTYHQARTDRMDRLDELRRRWDEQHEKLLTLVANLKVKASANDGFASRYQAAQTRLRKFEEAGPPEERPPGQDFDMRLRGARTGKRAVVAQRLELSGLMRPFDAEVWYGDRVAVLGSNGSGKSHFLRLLARGGSDPDPTLGHVTSTGEQLHEVVHSGRAVLGARVVPGLFAQTHAHPEFLGRTLLEILHRGDDRRVGMPRDAASSALDRYGLVRQAQQTFESLSGGQQARLQVLLLELSGATLLLLDEPTDNLDLESAEALEQALERFEGTVLAVTHDRWFARSFDRFLVFGSDGEVYESDEPVWDERRVTRAR from the coding sequence GTGGGCTACATCGATGTCTCAGGCATTTCACTGACGCTGCCCGACGGCAGACCTCTGCTCGACGACGCGACGTTCCGCGTCGGGCAGGGCTCGACGAGCGCGTTGATCGGGCCGAACGGCGCGGGCAAGACCACGCTGTTGCGGATCATCCGCGGCGATCAGCCCGCTGATGATGGCGTCGTCACGATCGACGGTGGGTTGGGCGTCATGGACCAGTTCGTCGGGCACGGCGAACCGGGCCAGACCGTGCACGAGCTGCTCGTGCGCGTCGCCCCGCGGCGTATCCGCACGGCCGCTGAGGCCCTGGAGGCGGCAGAGAACGCGCTGATCGACAGGGACGAGCACGACACGCAGATGGCCTACGCCTCGGCCATCGCCGAATACGCGGACGCCGGCGGCTACGAGCACGAGACGGTCTGGGACCAGTGCACGGTGTCCGCGCTCGGGGTGCCCTTCGAGCGCGCCAGATACCGAGAGCTCACCAGCCTCTCCGGCGGGGAGCAGAAGAGGCTGGCGCTGGAGGCGTTGCTGCGCGGCCCCGACGAGGTGCTGCTGCTCGACGAACCGGACAACTACCTCGATGTTCCGGCGAAACGCTGGCTCGAGAAGCAGCTGCGCCAGACGCCCAAGACCGTGCTGCTGGTCTCGCACGATCGCGAGCTGCTCGCGCGTGCCGCTGACCGGCTGATCACCCTGGAGCCGGGCGGCGCGGGATCGACAGCCTGGGTGCACGGAGGCGGCTTCTCGACCTATCATCAGGCGCGGACCGACCGGATGGATCGCCTCGACGAGCTGCGGCGTCGGTGGGACGAGCAGCACGAGAAGCTGCTGACCCTGGTCGCGAATCTGAAGGTGAAGGCCTCGGCCAATGACGGCTTCGCCTCGCGCTACCAGGCGGCGCAGACGCGGCTGCGCAAGTTCGAGGAGGCCGGCCCGCCGGAGGAGCGTCCGCCCGGGCAGGACTTCGACATGCGCCTGCGCGGTGCGCGCACGGGCAAGCGCGCGGTCGTCGCACAGCGCCTCGAGCTCAGCGGCTTGATGCGCCCGTTCGACGCCGAGGTCTGGTACGGCGACCGGGTCGCGGTGCTCGGGTCGAACGGATCGGGCAAGTCGCACTTCCTGCGCCTGCTCGCGCGGGGCGGGAGCGATCCGGACCCCACGCTCGGGCATGTCACCTCGACCGGCGAGCAGTTGCACGAGGTGGTCCACTCGGGGCGTGCGGTGCTGGGTGCCCGCGTGGTTCCGGGGCTGTTCGCGCAGACCCACGCTCACCCGGAGTTCCTCGGGCGCACGCTGCTCGAGATCCTGCACCGAGGAGACGACCGTCGCGTCGGGATGCCACGCGACGCCGCGAGCTCGGCCCTGGACCGTTACGGGCTCGTGCGCCAGGCGCAGCAGACGTTCGAGTCGCTCTCGGGGGGCCAGCAGGCCCGGTTGCAGGTGCTCCTGCTCGAACTCTCCGGTGCGACGCTGCTGCTGCTCGACGAGCCGACCGACAACCTCGACCTGGAGTCCGCCGAGGCGTTGGAGCAGGCGCTCGAGCGGTTCGAGGGCACCGTGCTCGCGGTCACGCACGATCGGTGGTTCGCGCGCTCCTTCGACCGCTTCCTCGTGTTCGGTTCGGATGGCGAGGTGTACGAGTCCGATGAGCCCGTCTGGGACGAGCGACGGGTGACCCGCGCCCGCTGA
- a CDS encoding FAD-dependent oxidoreductase: protein MKADAVEVAVVGGGAMGLATAWELTRRGLRPVVLERFERGHHHGASHGATRNFNNAYTEEHYLDLLVRAREGWNTLGSVDGAPLLRLHGLVTHGSGTLTSVRDGLTARGIPAEMLSPADATRRWPGMRFDDDVLWSSDAGVVRAADALRELERRIASGGGEVRWNTPVAHIGEDSDGAVLALTDGSRLKADTVVVTAGAWTGALLSRFGLPMLTVTEETPAHFQPRSDAAWPSFNHYVDPGAYPAAVYGMPTPGEGVKVGFHGVGDPVDPDARPHLPTRQSELADYVREWMPGLDATTAAPISCTYTSTSDGTFVLDRRGHIVVGAGFSGHGFKFATGIGAELADLAVDPSARAAAPFRLAL from the coding sequence ATGAAGGCGGATGCGGTGGAGGTCGCCGTCGTCGGCGGCGGCGCGATGGGGTTGGCGACGGCATGGGAGCTGACCCGCCGGGGCCTGCGTCCCGTCGTGCTGGAACGTTTCGAGCGGGGGCATCACCACGGCGCCTCGCACGGCGCGACGCGCAACTTCAACAATGCCTATACCGAGGAGCACTACCTCGACCTCCTCGTCCGAGCGCGCGAGGGTTGGAACACCCTGGGCTCGGTCGACGGCGCACCGCTGCTGCGCCTGCACGGTCTGGTCACGCACGGCTCAGGCACCCTGACGAGCGTGCGCGACGGTCTCACAGCCCGCGGGATCCCGGCGGAGATGCTCTCCCCGGCCGACGCGACGCGGCGCTGGCCCGGTATGCGATTCGACGACGATGTGCTGTGGTCGTCGGATGCGGGAGTCGTGCGAGCCGCCGACGCCCTGCGCGAACTGGAGCGGCGGATCGCCTCGGGTGGCGGCGAGGTGCGCTGGAACACGCCGGTCGCGCACATCGGTGAGGACTCCGACGGCGCTGTGCTCGCCCTCACCGACGGCTCGCGCCTGAAGGCGGACACGGTCGTCGTGACGGCGGGCGCGTGGACGGGCGCGCTCCTCAGCCGGTTCGGACTGCCGATGCTCACCGTGACCGAGGAGACGCCCGCGCATTTTCAGCCGCGCTCCGATGCCGCGTGGCCGTCGTTCAACCACTACGTCGACCCCGGCGCGTATCCGGCCGCGGTGTACGGGATGCCGACGCCGGGCGAAGGCGTGAAAGTCGGCTTCCACGGGGTCGGCGACCCGGTGGATCCTGACGCCCGCCCTCATCTGCCGACGCGGCAGAGCGAGCTCGCCGACTACGTACGCGAGTGGATGCCGGGGCTCGACGCCACCACGGCCGCCCCGATCAGCTGCACCTACACCTCGACGTCCGACGGCACGTTCGTACTCGACCGACGGGGGCACATCGTCGTCGGCGCCGGGTTCTCCGGCCACGGTTTCAAGTTCGCGACCGGGATCGGCGCCGAGCTGGCCGACCTCGCCGTCGACCCCTCGGCCCGCGCCGCCGCACCCTTTCGCCTGGCCCTCTGA
- a CDS encoding GuaB3 family IMP dehydrogenase-related protein has protein sequence MDIELGRGKRARRAYTFDDIAVVPSRRTRNPEDVSTAWTIDAFGFGIPVLGAPMDSVVSPQTAIMLGQLGGLGVLDLEGLWTRYDNPEPLLAEIAGLDDDRATVRMQELYSEPIKAELITQRLAEIREAGVTVAGSLTPQRTQEFYDTVAAAGVDLFVIRGTTVSAEHVSSVAEPLNLKKFIYDLDVPVIVGGAATYTAALHLMRTGAAGVLVGFGGGAASTTRATLGIHAPMATAVSDVAAARRDYLDESGGRYVHVIADGGVGTSGDVVKALAMGADAVMLGVALARATDAPGRGFHWGPEAHHPKLPRGRRVKVGGIGTLEEILYGPAPVADGTANLIGALRKSMATTGYSDLKEFQRVEVVLAPYEA, from the coding sequence ATGGACATCGAGCTCGGCCGAGGAAAGCGCGCACGACGTGCGTACACGTTCGACGACATCGCGGTGGTGCCCTCGCGGCGCACCCGCAACCCGGAGGACGTGTCGACCGCATGGACGATCGACGCCTTCGGCTTCGGAATCCCCGTGCTGGGCGCCCCGATGGACTCGGTCGTCAGCCCGCAGACGGCGATCATGCTGGGGCAGCTCGGAGGCCTGGGCGTGCTCGACCTCGAGGGGCTGTGGACGCGCTACGACAACCCGGAGCCGCTGCTGGCGGAGATCGCCGGACTCGACGACGACCGTGCGACCGTGCGCATGCAGGAGCTGTACTCGGAGCCGATCAAGGCCGAGCTCATCACGCAGCGCCTCGCCGAGATCCGCGAGGCCGGTGTCACCGTCGCCGGTTCCCTGACTCCGCAGCGCACCCAGGAGTTCTACGACACGGTGGCCGCCGCCGGAGTCGATCTCTTCGTGATCCGCGGCACCACGGTGTCGGCCGAGCACGTGTCGAGCGTGGCCGAGCCCCTCAACCTCAAGAAGTTCATCTACGACCTCGACGTGCCCGTCATCGTCGGTGGTGCGGCGACCTACACCGCCGCTCTGCACCTGATGCGCACGGGCGCAGCGGGCGTGCTCGTCGGCTTCGGCGGCGGAGCGGCCTCGACCACACGCGCCACTCTCGGCATCCACGCGCCGATGGCGACGGCCGTGTCGGACGTCGCAGCTGCGCGTCGCGACTACCTCGACGAGTCGGGCGGGCGCTACGTGCACGTGATCGCCGACGGTGGGGTCGGCACGTCCGGTGACGTCGTGAAGGCGCTCGCGATGGGGGCCGACGCCGTGATGCTCGGAGTCGCGCTCGCGCGGGCGACCGATGCGCCCGGACGCGGGTTCCACTGGGGTCCCGAGGCGCACCACCCGAAGCTGCCCCGCGGCCGTCGGGTCAAGGTCGGCGGCATCGGCACGCTCGAGGAGATCCTCTACGGGCCTGCTCCCGTCGCCGACGGCACCGCGAACCTGATCGGTGCCCTGCGCAAGTCGATGGCGACCACCGGCTACTCCGACCTCAAGGAGTTCCAGCGGGTCGAGGTCGTGCTGGCCCCCTACGAGGCCTGA
- a CDS encoding SURF1 family protein, whose product MLRRKWMGVLLLCLIVAGVFAWLGQWQLERAIETDPPPPGITEQVSPLDEVLQPGEYLAEPLVGQRVEATGTWVADDFLVVSHRFNGGIEGFWVTGQLRVAERTSIAVAIGWAPDRESADAAAERLNAETDAEAVEISGRLISDEGPGVPPATDPQRMDRMSTAALLSRWHDVAELDVYRPYLASSTALAGLDDIDSPAPAELSPVNWLNVFYAVEWAIFAGFAFYLWYRLAKDAWEREVEEFEDAEAAAV is encoded by the coding sequence ATGCTGCGGCGCAAGTGGATGGGCGTGCTGCTGCTGTGCCTGATCGTCGCCGGCGTGTTCGCGTGGTTGGGGCAGTGGCAGCTGGAGCGGGCGATCGAGACCGATCCCCCGCCGCCGGGTATCACCGAGCAGGTCTCGCCGCTCGATGAGGTGCTGCAGCCGGGGGAGTATCTCGCCGAGCCGCTCGTCGGCCAGCGGGTCGAAGCGACCGGCACCTGGGTCGCCGACGACTTCCTGGTGGTGTCGCATCGGTTCAACGGCGGCATCGAGGGATTCTGGGTCACCGGCCAGCTCCGGGTGGCCGAACGAACGTCGATCGCCGTCGCGATCGGCTGGGCGCCGGACCGGGAGAGCGCGGATGCCGCTGCCGAGCGGTTGAATGCGGAGACCGATGCCGAGGCTGTGGAGATCAGCGGGCGGCTGATCTCCGACGAGGGGCCCGGCGTGCCTCCTGCCACCGATCCGCAGCGCATGGATCGAATGTCGACTGCTGCCCTCCTGAGCCGCTGGCATGACGTCGCCGAGCTCGACGTGTACCGCCCGTATCTCGCGTCGTCGACCGCGCTCGCGGGCCTCGACGACATCGACTCCCCGGCGCCGGCAGAGCTCTCGCCGGTCAACTGGCTGAACGTGTTCTATGCGGTCGAGTGGGCCATCTTCGCCGGGTTCGCGTTCTACCTCTGGTACCGCCTCGCGAAGGATGCCTGGGAGCGCGAGGTCGAGGAGTTCGAAGACGCAGAGGCCGCAGCCGTCTGA
- a CDS encoding ExeM/NucH family extracellular endonuclease — protein MMSAPLDENPQVPVSHRMNRGRIGALAVTCVAALSFGSLTAVPAFADPSGSGLVINEAYLSGGSAGAAFTNKFVELYNPTTAPITLDGMSLQYRSAAGTGNFNGVAALTGVVPAGGHYLVQGNSNGTNGAALPTPDAVTTLTPSGTTGTLALVEGTAAVALTPGSVVGADGVIDLLGYGTSNTFEGAAATAPAGNTDVKSLNRANGADTDNNKADFSLSATITPQNSGGTDPGTDPGTDPGTEPTLATIAEVQGTTDVSPLNGKTVTVQGVVTGDYRTGGYKGIAIQTQGSGGATDATPGASDGVFVYLNALAPTLAIGDLVSVTGTVSEYFGQTQINPATLSGVTVVTAGVGVPEVTPLPDTVVGGDREQYENMLVAPSGTYTLASSHQLFNFGTLWLNPGDLNVKSTETTRPGADAAAIAAANRADRILLDDGWSVQINNSTHTGEQPYFTEDAVVRNGDTVEFSDSGYILQWGFDDWRLQPTVPIDDASPADLKVGFTADNPRSSSAPEVGGDAQVASFNVYNYFTTLKSENADARGAANAAQFAIQKSKIVAAINGLDAEIVSLMEIENSVKLGKPIDTALADLVDGLNDDAGSDVWAYVPTPDALNDAATTDYITNAIIYKKDAVSPVGDSATVTDETVWGNAREPIAQAFDIDGRIVTVVANHLKSKSPPANAGAEPADGQGFFNADRVAQANAILAFTDELEDASGSSDMLLIGDFNAYGKEDPIDVFTSNGWSDLVADKTDGQYTYTFDGELGSLDHVIASPSLATSITGAGVWGINSPEWSDRGYAFGATESGTPFRSSDHDPIIVGVSSEIPPVSIDVVTVNDFHGRIEADGAAAGAAVLAGAVKQFRDENPNTIFAGAGDLIGASTFTSFINDDNPTIDALNAAGLDVSAAGNHEFDQGWEDLRDRVQERADWEYISSNVFLTETGEPALAPAWVKELDGVKVGFIGAVTEDLDSLVSPEGIKDLEVRSIVDSVNAVADDLRDGDASNGEADVIILLVHEGAASVELSSITKDSPLGEIVYGVDDDVDAIVSAHTHLAYNHVIDGRPVVSAGQYGENLGLMNLQVDPKTKDLISITNEIKPLTAAGKPLYPAVPEVAEIVAKAKAEADVLGAIKVGDITADFNRARQSDGKTENRGGESTIGNFVADVQKWSTDADIALMNPGGIRANLTYASSNASDPDGNVTYREAATVQPFANTLVTLTLTGAQLKGVLEEQWQPAGSARPFLKLGVSEGLVYTYDPAAAAGSHITSITLDGVAIDPAANYTVAANSFLAAGGDNFFTFKDGTGKRDTGKIDLQSMVDWFDANKTAEPDYAQRAVGVSVSAADADGYRAGDQVTVTLSSLAFSAGEPAPGQVTLSLGGTQLAAGAVDPAVVDTTDEGGRASLTFTVPSGVFGDQQLTVAVAGTGTSVQVPITFAGEEAFAGTIELGSSKVTAGKTLKVTGKGYVAGETVTIELQAKKGKPVEVGTVTVRADGTFSTTVTVPKSAPSGKYTVSAVQADGDAATATVTVNRPGGILGAILDWLWELLSRWF, from the coding sequence ATGATGTCCGCCCCACTCGATGAGAACCCCCAGGTTCCCGTCTCGCACCGCATGAACAGGGGGCGCATCGGCGCCCTCGCCGTGACCTGCGTCGCAGCCTTGAGCTTCGGCTCGCTGACGGCCGTGCCCGCCTTCGCCGATCCTTCGGGCTCGGGCCTCGTGATCAATGAGGCATACCTGTCGGGAGGCAGCGCCGGCGCCGCGTTCACGAACAAGTTCGTCGAGCTCTACAACCCGACGACGGCCCCGATCACGCTCGACGGCATGTCGCTGCAGTACCGTTCGGCGGCCGGCACCGGCAACTTCAACGGCGTCGCCGCCCTCACCGGCGTCGTACCGGCCGGTGGACACTATCTGGTGCAGGGCAACAGCAACGGCACCAACGGAGCGGCATTGCCGACTCCGGATGCCGTGACCACGCTCACCCCCAGTGGCACGACGGGCACACTCGCCCTCGTCGAGGGCACTGCGGCAGTCGCTCTGACCCCCGGCTCGGTGGTCGGCGCCGACGGCGTGATCGACCTCCTCGGCTACGGCACCTCGAACACGTTCGAGGGCGCGGCGGCCACGGCTCCGGCCGGCAACACCGACGTCAAGTCGCTGAACCGCGCGAACGGTGCTGACACCGACAACAACAAGGCGGACTTCTCGCTGTCGGCCACGATCACCCCGCAGAACTCCGGCGGCACGGACCCCGGCACCGACCCGGGCACCGACCCGGGTACCGAGCCCACGCTCGCGACGATCGCCGAGGTGCAGGGCACGACCGATGTCTCTCCGCTCAACGGCAAGACCGTCACCGTGCAGGGCGTCGTCACCGGTGACTACCGCACCGGCGGCTACAAGGGAATCGCGATCCAGACCCAGGGTTCGGGTGGCGCGACCGATGCGACTCCCGGTGCATCCGACGGCGTCTTCGTCTACCTGAACGCTCTCGCCCCGACTCTGGCGATCGGAGACCTCGTCTCCGTCACCGGCACCGTGAGCGAGTACTTCGGCCAGACGCAGATCAACCCCGCCACCCTCAGCGGCGTCACCGTGGTGACGGCCGGCGTCGGTGTTCCCGAGGTCACCCCTCTCCCCGACACCGTCGTGGGCGGCGACCGCGAGCAGTACGAGAACATGCTCGTCGCGCCCTCCGGCACCTACACGCTCGCCTCCAGCCACCAGCTGTTCAACTTCGGAACGCTGTGGTTGAACCCGGGCGACCTCAACGTCAAGAGCACCGAGACCACTCGCCCCGGCGCCGATGCGGCAGCGATCGCAGCGGCCAACCGCGCCGACCGCATCCTGCTCGACGACGGGTGGTCCGTGCAGATCAACAACTCCACCCACACGGGTGAGCAGCCGTACTTCACCGAGGACGCCGTCGTGCGCAACGGTGACACGGTCGAGTTCAGTGACAGCGGCTACATCCTGCAGTGGGGCTTCGACGACTGGCGTCTGCAGCCGACCGTGCCCATCGACGATGCGTCGCCGGCAGACCTCAAGGTCGGATTCACCGCCGACAACCCCCGCTCGTCGTCCGCCCCCGAGGTCGGCGGCGACGCGCAGGTCGCGTCGTTCAACGTCTACAACTACTTCACGACGTTGAAGTCCGAGAACGCCGATGCCCGCGGCGCGGCGAATGCCGCGCAGTTCGCGATCCAGAAGTCCAAGATCGTCGCGGCGATCAACGGCCTGGATGCCGAGATCGTCTCGCTCATGGAGATCGAGAACTCGGTGAAGCTCGGCAAGCCGATCGACACCGCTCTCGCCGACCTGGTCGACGGGCTCAACGACGACGCCGGGAGCGACGTGTGGGCGTACGTGCCCACACCCGATGCGCTGAACGACGCGGCGACGACCGACTACATCACGAACGCGATCATCTACAAGAAGGATGCGGTGTCGCCGGTCGGTGACAGCGCGACCGTCACGGATGAGACGGTCTGGGGCAACGCCCGCGAGCCGATCGCCCAGGCGTTCGACATCGACGGCCGCATCGTCACGGTCGTGGCGAACCACCTGAAGTCGAAGTCGCCGCCCGCGAACGCGGGTGCGGAGCCGGCTGACGGGCAGGGGTTCTTCAACGCGGACCGCGTGGCACAGGCGAACGCGATCCTGGCCTTCACCGACGAGCTCGAAGACGCCAGCGGCAGCAGCGACATGCTGCTCATCGGCGACTTCAACGCCTACGGCAAGGAAGACCCGATCGACGTGTTCACCTCGAACGGGTGGAGCGATCTCGTCGCAGACAAGACCGACGGTCAGTACACCTACACGTTCGACGGAGAGCTCGGTTCGCTCGATCACGTGATCGCCTCGCCGTCGCTGGCGACGTCGATCACGGGTGCCGGCGTCTGGGGGATCAACTCCCCGGAGTGGAGCGACCGCGGCTACGCGTTCGGCGCGACCGAGTCGGGAACGCCCTTCCGCTCCAGTGACCACGACCCGATCATCGTCGGCGTCTCGTCGGAGATCCCTCCGGTGAGCATCGACGTGGTCACCGTGAACGACTTCCACGGCCGGATCGAAGCCGACGGGGCAGCCGCAGGAGCAGCCGTTCTGGCCGGTGCCGTGAAGCAGTTCCGTGACGAGAACCCGAACACGATCTTCGCCGGCGCCGGCGACCTGATCGGTGCCTCGACGTTCACCTCGTTCATCAACGATGACAACCCGACGATCGACGCGCTGAACGCCGCAGGGCTCGATGTGAGCGCCGCCGGCAACCACGAGTTCGATCAGGGCTGGGAAGACCTTCGGGACCGTGTGCAGGAGCGCGCGGACTGGGAGTACATCTCCTCGAACGTGTTCCTCACCGAGACGGGCGAGCCTGCGCTCGCGCCGGCCTGGGTCAAGGAGCTCGACGGCGTGAAGGTCGGCTTCATCGGTGCGGTCACCGAAGATCTCGATTCGCTCGTCTCTCCGGAGGGCATCAAGGATCTCGAGGTGCGCAGCATCGTCGACTCCGTGAACGCGGTGGCCGACGACCTGCGCGACGGCGACGCCTCCAACGGTGAGGCCGACGTCATCATCCTGCTGGTCCACGAGGGTGCCGCGAGTGTCGAGCTGTCGAGCATCACGAAGGACTCGCCCCTGGGTGAGATCGTCTACGGTGTCGACGACGATGTGGATGCGATCGTCTCCGCACACACCCACCTCGCCTACAACCACGTGATCGACGGACGTCCGGTCGTCTCGGCCGGCCAGTACGGCGAGAACCTGGGTCTGATGAACCTGCAGGTCGACCCGAAGACGAAGGACCTGATCTCGATCACCAACGAGATCAAGCCCCTCACGGCCGCAGGCAAGCCGCTGTACCCGGCGGTGCCGGAGGTCGCGGAGATCGTCGCCAAGGCGAAGGCCGAGGCCGACGTGCTCGGTGCGATCAAGGTCGGAGACATCACGGCCGACTTCAACCGTGCTCGCCAGAGCGACGGCAAGACGGAGAACCGCGGTGGCGAGTCCACGATCGGCAACTTCGTGGCCGACGTGCAGAAGTGGTCGACGGATGCCGACATCGCACTGATGAACCCGGGCGGGATCCGCGCGAACCTGACGTACGCGTCGTCGAACGCCTCCGACCCCGACGGCAACGTCACCTACCGCGAGGCGGCGACGGTGCAACCGTTCGCCAACACTCTCGTGACGCTGACGCTCACCGGCGCTCAGCTGAAGGGTGTGCTCGAAGAGCAGTGGCAGCCGGCCGGTTCGGCGCGTCCGTTCCTCAAGCTCGGCGTCTCGGAGGGTCTGGTGTACACCTACGACCCGGCCGCGGCAGCGGGCTCTCACATCACGTCGATCACTCTCGACGGAGTGGCCATCGATCCGGCGGCAAATTACACGGTCGCAGCCAACTCGTTCCTCGCCGCCGGTGGAGACAACTTCTTCACCTTCAAGGACGGCACGGGCAAGCGTGACACCGGAAAGATCGACCTGCAGTCGATGGTGGACTGGTTCGACGCGAACAAGACCGCAGAGCCGGACTACGCGCAGCGTGCCGTCGGCGTCTCGGTCAGCGCCGCGGACGCCGACGGCTACCGCGCCGGCGACCAGGTGACGGTCACGCTCTCCTCGCTGGCGTTCAGTGCCGGCGAGCCTGCCCCGGGTCAGGTGACGCTCTCGCTGGGCGGCACACAGCTCGCGGCGGGAGCGGTCGATCCGGCGGTCGTGGACACCACCGACGAAGGTGGGCGCGCGAGCCTCACCTTCACGGTTCCGTCCGGTGTCTTCGGGGATCAGCAGCTCACGGTCGCCGTGGCAGGGACGGGCACCTCGGTGCAGGTTCCGATCACCTTCGCCGGCGAAGAGGCGTTCGCGGGCACGATCGAGCTCGGCTCCTCGAAGGTGACGGCGGGCAAGACCCTGAAGGTCACCGGAAAGGGCTACGTGGCGGGCGAGACCGTGACGATCGAGCTCCAGGCCAAGAAGGGTAAGCCGGTCGAGGTCGGCACCGTCACGGTGCGCGCGGACGGCACGTTCTCGACCACGGTCACCGTGCCGAAGAGCGCCCCTTCGGGCAAGTACACCGTGTCCGCGGTTCAGGCCGATGGGGATGCGGCGACCGCCACGGTCACCGTGAACCGCCCCGGCGGCATCCTGGGAGCCATCCTCGACTGGCTCTGGGAGCTGCTGAGCAGATGGTTCTGA
- a CDS encoding DeoR/GlpR family DNA-binding transcription regulator has protein sequence MDASATAQRRRLPAGRKADLASYVEQTGQVTVSDLAEHFGVSIDTIRRDLDQLDREGVLVRTHGGAVSAASGPLKDRALDVRMRVQTEEKERIARLAAGLVEDGSVVMLNAGTTTLAVARALRNHQELTIATNNLRIPAELAPSAFRDLYVFGGAVRSITQATTGPVTFTMTPGGPEVDIRCDLALIGVGAVDEGGYSASNLGDAAMMSEMMQRAERTAILADSSKLGRRFFAQIAHLDRADYLITDAPPPPRIAAALAQADVQVLTP, from the coding sequence ATGGATGCTTCAGCCACGGCACAACGACGTCGCCTCCCTGCAGGCAGGAAGGCCGACCTCGCCTCGTACGTCGAGCAGACGGGTCAGGTCACCGTGAGTGACCTCGCCGAACATTTCGGCGTCTCCATCGACACCATCCGACGAGATCTCGACCAGCTGGACCGCGAGGGTGTGCTCGTACGCACCCACGGCGGTGCGGTGAGCGCGGCGAGTGGACCCCTCAAGGACCGCGCTCTCGACGTGCGCATGCGCGTGCAGACCGAGGAGAAGGAGCGCATCGCCCGCCTCGCCGCCGGACTCGTGGAAGACGGCTCGGTCGTGATGCTCAACGCCGGAACGACGACGCTGGCCGTCGCCCGTGCGCTGCGCAATCATCAGGAACTGACGATCGCGACGAACAACCTGCGCATCCCGGCAGAGCTCGCCCCCTCGGCCTTCCGCGATCTGTACGTCTTCGGCGGCGCGGTGCGATCGATCACGCAGGCCACCACCGGACCCGTGACCTTCACCATGACGCCGGGAGGACCCGAGGTCGACATCCGTTGCGACCTCGCCCTGATCGGTGTCGGAGCCGTGGACGAAGGCGGGTATTCGGCATCCAACCTCGGCGACGCCGCCATGATGTCGGAGATGATGCAGCGCGCGGAACGCACCGCGATCCTCGCGGACTCGTCGAAGCTCGGGCGCCGCTTCTTCGCCCAGATCGCGCATCTCGACCGCGCCGACTACCTCATCACCGACGCTCCCCCGCCTCCGCGGATCGCTGCCGCGCTGGCGCAGGCCGACGTGCAGGTGCTCACGCCGTAG